CGATTGCCGCGTGCGGATCCTCCAGCAAATCACCGTGCCCCGGCGCTATGGCCTGCAGTGCTGCCTGGCGCAAGCGGGCCAATGACGCGAGGTAGTCTACGAGATTGCCGTCGGGTGGATCGATGACAACGGTCGAACCGTTGATGACGTGATCGCCGGTGAACAACAGGCCGTCAGATTCACGCAAGAAACACAAGTGATTCGACGCATGACCCGGTGTGTGAAAAACCCGCAACGTACTGCCGCCCGCACTAATGACATCGCCATCCTGCAGCACCCGGTCAGGCAGAAAACCGGCATCCTGATGACGCCCGGCGGGTGCCGGCCTGCCGAGCAATTGTGCACCACAACGCTCCGCCAGCAGCCGCGCAGCCGGTGAATGATCGCTGTGTGTGTGGGTGACCAGCACGTAGCGAATTTCGCCGTCGGCGCAGTTGCACAGTGCGTCGACGTGCGACTCAATCGCGGGTCCGGGATCGACGACCATCACGTCGCCATGACCCAGCAAATAACTGTTGGTCCCTGGCCCGGTCATCATGCCCGGGTTGGGTGCGATCAGACGCACAACGTCCTCGGCCAGCGTTACCGGAACGCCGGGGATCAATGCATTGTTCATTCCTGCTGGCCCTCAAGATCGGCGGGGTAATCCGGATCACCGGGCAGCACGATACGTGTCGCATCGCCTTTGCCGATGACCGCCGGCAGGATGCAAGGAACACCGTTGGTTTGCTGTTGCCGCGCCCAGGCCAGTGCGTCGTCAACAGCACCGAGCCCTGCCAGGTCCGCCAGGGTCGCACGGGTCGGTGGCGGCAAGACCAGCTCGCCGGCATCCGCCGCGCTTAGCGCATTCGTCGGCGTCAGCCAGCAGCTGTCAGTTAACTCGGTACCGTCGTGCCACGCTTGTTGACCTTGCGGCAAGGCGCAAACAAAGAACCGCGTTGTATAGCGTCTCGTGCGATCGCGCGGTGTTACCCAGTATGAAAAGTAATGCAGTTGATCGCAGGCAAGTCGCAAATCATGTTGTTGCAGGAATGTACGCCACGACAAATCGCCGCTATGAATTCGCTGGCGCGCCTGGTCAAAGTCATTGTTCTCGACCAGCGCGGCAACACCTTGTGCACTTTTGCGGCGCGCCAGCAATACACCGGTTTCTTCGAACAGTTCGCGAATCGCCGCGCTGTAATACTTCAAGCCTTCAGCTTCGACCCCCAGGCAAGCGCAAGCCAGGCTTTCGCTGCAACCGTCACACAGATCGGCCACGTCGGC
The DNA window shown above is from Woeseia oceani and carries:
- a CDS encoding MBL fold metallo-hydrolase, with the protein product MNNALIPGVPVTLAEDVVRLIAPNPGMMTGPGTNSYLLGHGDVMVVDPGPAIESHVDALCNCADGEIRYVLVTHTHSDHSPAARLLAERCGAQLLGRPAPAGRHQDAGFLPDRVLQDGDVISAGGSTLRVFHTPGHASNHLCFLRESDGLLFTGDHVINGSTVVIDPPDGNLVDYLASLARLRQAALQAIAPGHGDLLEDPHAAIDWIIEHRLQREAGIATALQANPGVTSMELTLVVYTDVGQHLHPVAERSLLAHLLKLQADGRAECVEQRWRYRSG
- a CDS encoding NUDIX hydrolase, giving the protein MTATVSKAATRSTPVPARSSTVVVLRDAQDEPEALLVRRHSKASFGASHAFPGGLHEDGDADVADLCDGCSESLACACLGVEAEGLKYYSAAIRELFEETGVLLARRKSAQGVAALVENNDFDQARQRIHSGDLSWRTFLQQHDLRLACDQLHYFSYWVTPRDRTRRYTTRFFVCALPQGQQAWHDGTELTDSCWLTPTNALSAADAGELVLPPPTRATLADLAGLGAVDDALAWARQQQTNGVPCILPAVIGKGDATRIVLPGDPDYPADLEGQQE